The Erythrobacter litoralis HTCC2594 nucleotide sequence AAGAGGCTGGGCAAGCTGTGGCTGGTTCTGATGCTTGTCACCGCTACTTCGGCAATCTTCATCCAGAGCAGCGGCGGCTTCAGCCCCATCCACATTTTCGTGCCGATCACCTTCCACGCCGCCTGGAAAGTCGTTGCGACGGCGCGCAAGGGCGACATTGCCGGGCACAAGAAGCACCTGGTGCTGACCTATCTCACGGCGCTGATGATCCCGGGCATTGCATCCTTCGCGGTGCCGGGGCGGTTGATGAATGTTCTGCTGTTGGGTTGAACGACGCGGTCAGCGCTGTCGGCGCAAGACGACATAGAGCGCGCCGTCACCCCCGTGGCGGCGGTGCGCCTTGCGGATGGCAGCGATGTTTTCGCCGTGGCCGCTCGCCGCCAGCCAGTCGAGGATCTTGGCCCGGATCGCGCCGCGCCGGGTCGCGCGGTCGGCCGCATCGACCGGGCGCGGGCGCCCCGTCACCACCAGCACCACCCGCGCGCCTACGCTGCGCGCCTGCTCCATCCCGCCCATCAGTCGGGTGTAGGCAGCGTCCAGACCGTGATCGTGCAGGTCGAGCGTGAGGTCGGGCATGATCTCGCCCGATTTGAGGCGGCGGTCCCAGTGGGAATCGAGATTGCCGGGAGTGGGGACGCGGCGAGCCATCGGCGGCAGCGGCGCTTCCGGCGCTGACACCCGAGTGGGAAATCGCTGCGGCTTGGGAGAGGGCGCTGGCACGGATCGCTTGGGTAAAGGCTGTTCCGCCCCCGCTTTGGCTGTCGAGCCGGACAGCGGCTCGACCGTCGCGGCGAGTTTCTCCCACGCGGCGGCTTCCGCATCGCTCAGACCTCGCGGATGGTTCACTGCCCCGGCTGGGCGCGCTTGAGGCGGTCGACCACCCCTTTTGGTAGCAACACCAGCGCGGTTCCGCTGCTGGACATGCTGCCGGCAATCTCGCGCGCGTCGCCGCCGTTACCCCAGAAGGTGTCGAACCGGTTCGCGCCCTTGATCGCGCCGCCGGTATCCTGCGCAATCCACAGGCCGTCGGCGACATTGCGATCCATGTCGAGGAAAACGGGCGCGCCGTAGGGCACGAAACGCGGATCGACCGCGACGCTGCTCTCGCGCCGCACCGGGACGCCGATCGAGCCGAGCGGACCGTCGGTGGTGAGTTCGCGGAAAAATATCCAGCTTTCGTTGAGCCGCATGAGCTCCGACGCGCGGTCGGGATTGGCGCGGAGCCAGTCGACGATGCCCTGCATGCTGACCGCGTATGGCGTGCCGTCGCCGATCAGCCCCTGTTCGCGCATCGGGCGGCCGATCGCGGTATAGCCGTGTCCGTTCTGTCCGGCATAGCCGATCCGCATCAGCGAACCGTCGGGCAGTCGCAGCAGGCCCGAACCCTGGATCTGCAGGAAGAACATCTCGATCGGATCCTTGGCCCAGGCGATTTCCAGGCCGCGCCCCGCGAGCGCGCCCTCCTCGATCTCTGCGCGGGTGTAGTACGGCACGTGATCGCCATTGGCATCGGTGCGCCCGAGCGGGGCGCGGCCGGTGCGCTCGCTGGCCGGCATGTCGCGCGGCCAGGCGCGCACGAGATCGTCCGGCACGCGATAGACCGGCACATCGTATCCGGGCCGCCTGGTCCGGCTGCCTTCGATTTCGGGCTCGAAATAGCCGGTCGCGAATGCCGAGCCGTCGCCGACCCGCGCGGTTTCGAAGTGTTCGATGAAGAACTCGCGCCCGCGCGTGGCGGACCAAGTGCGCGCCGCCGCGCAGGCCGGTGCCCAGTCGGCAGGGAAGGTCAGACCGCTACGGTCCTCCTTGCGCGTCGCCCAGTCGCAACTTTCGCGAAAGGCGGAGAGCGCGAAATTGGCATCCGTGGTGGTAATCGGCAGTGCGCCTACGCTGGGGCCGCGAACGACATTGGCGAAGGCGGCGCTTTCGACAGAGACGGTCGGCGGAGGCTGCTCTATGACGGGGCTGGGCGGCTTGCTCTCGGGGATGACCGAACAGCCGGCCAGTACTGCAAGGGCGCTTGCCAAGGCTGCGACAACAATCCCGCGACGCATGCCCCGCTCCCTCATATCGATCCGGCGCTTAGCCTTCGTCGGTTTCGTCGAGCACCCAATCGGGCCCGGCGGCATCGACATTGCGGCTGAAGGTCCAGATGTCGCGGCTTTCGATCGCATCGTCGAGCGAACCGGCGATGACGTTTCCGTCCTTGTCGCGGGTAACCGCAGCGATGTCCGCCACGAAGCGAACGGTGACACGCGCGGTGCGGCCATCCATCTCGGCATCGCGGATCACCGCGTCCTCGATCCGGATCAATGTGTTGTCGAGCGCTTCGCCCGCTTCCTCGCGCGCGTCGATAGCGCCGGCAAAACTCGCGTAGACATCGTCGTCGCAAAGTTCGCGCAGAGTTTCCTTGTCACCCTTCCAGTACGCTTCGAGGACCATCCCGTAGGCGCCCTTGGCCCCTTCGAGGAAGGACGAGACATCGAAACCGCGGTCGGCGGCGGCAATGGCACGCACGCCCTGCTCGACCGACGGGTGCAGGTTCGGATTGGGCTGCAGTTCGACCACCTGCGTGGCCGGTTTGGGCGCGGCCTGCTGCGGCTGGTCGCCCGCATCGTAGCGATTCGGGATCACTTCCTCTTCCTGCTCGGCCCGCTGGCCCAGCACGGAGTACAGCCGCATGCCCAGAAAGGCAGCAATCATGGCAAGGATGACAATCTCGAAAATCACGTGTGGTTTCACCTTTTCTGCGCTGCGGAAATAGCATATTTCGCAGCGCGCGTCTCATGCTTAACGCCCTAACTTACATAGGGGTCCATTACAAATTCACAACACGGAGCCGGTCCTTCGATCCAGCCGGTTCGTCGCAACCCGTCCAGCGGCGTTGCGGCAAGCCCCGCACGGTGCTAGGCGCGCGCCCTGACACGGCACATGGGTTGCCTCACCTATTCACGCAAGACAGACGAAAGACGTATCATCATGGCCGACGAAGGCGACGTTCTCACCGATCTCGACATGGATCCGGCAGCTGGCGGCAACGGCGCGGACAACCGCCCCACCGCCGGTTTCATCACCCAGTATATCAAGGACATGTCGGTCGAAAACCCGAACGCGCCGGGCGTCTACCAGTGGCAGGAACAGCCGCAGATCGACCTGCAGTTCAATATCGGCGCCAATGCCGTGAACGAGGAAGTCACCGAGGTCGAGCTCAAGATCAATGTCGAAGCCAAGACCGACCAGGGCGCGCTCTACATCATCGAGCTCGTCTATGCCGGGCTCGTCGGCATCCGCAATCTGGGCGACGACCAGGCGCATATGTTCGTCTATGCCGAAGCGCCGCGGATCCTGTTCCCCTTCGCGCGCCGCGTCATTGCCGATGCCACGCGGGACTTGGGTTTCCAGCCGCTGATGCTCGACCCGATCGACTTCAACGGCCTCTACATGCAGCGCCTGCAGCAGAAAGCCGCCGAAGAAGCGCAAGGCGAAGGCGGCGAAACGCCTGCCGGCGACGCCTAGGCCCGATGCGCCTGCGGGCCTGACGCCATGAGCCTGCTCAAGAATGTCGGAACGATCGGCGGGCTAACGATGGTCAGCCGCATCGCCGGGATGGCGCGCGAGATGATTTTCTCGCGCGTGCTCGGCGCAAGCGACGTGACCGATGCGTGGTTTCAGGCCTTCATCATCCCGAACGTTTTCCGGCGCCTGTTTGCCGAGGGCGCGTTCTCTGCCGCTTTCGTGCCGATGTTTTCCAAGCGGCTGCACAAGCCGGAAGAGGAAGGTGGCGGCATGGAGGCGGCGCGCAGCTTCAGCGCCGATGTGCTGAGTGTGTTCCTGCCGGTGCTGATCGCACTGGTCGCGCTACTCGAGCTGGCCATGCCGGCGGTGATCTGGGTGCTGGCGGACAAGCCGGTCGATCCGCAGAATTTCGACATGGCGGTCGATTTCGCCCGCATCATGTTCCCCTACATCCTGCTCGTCAGCCTGGTGACGCTGTTCACCGGCATGCTCAATTCGGTTTCGCGCTTCGCGCCGGGGGCGAGCTTCCCGATCATCCTCAATGCGGTACTGATCGCTGCGCTGCTGATCGGCGAGCGCTTCATTGCCACGGGCGCGACGGTCGAGCAGGTCGCCTACGGCATCGCCTGGGCCGTCACCGGTGGCGGAGTGATCCAGTTGCTCTGGCTCTATTACTGGGTCCGCGTCGAAGGCTTCGAAGTGAAAATGCGCCTGCCGCGCCTGACGCCGGAAGTGAAGCGGCTGGGCATCATCGCGCTGCCCGCCGCGATCGGTGGCGGGGCCTACCAGATCAATACGCTGGTGCAG carries:
- a CDS encoding Smr/MutS family protein; this encodes MNHPRGLSDAEAAAWEKLAATVEPLSGSTAKAGAEQPLPKRSVPAPSPKPQRFPTRVSAPEAPLPPMARRVPTPGNLDSHWDRRLKSGEIMPDLTLDLHDHGLDAAYTRLMGGMEQARSVGARVVLVVTGRPRPVDAADRATRRGAIRAKILDWLAASGHGENIAAIRKAHRRHGGDGALYVVLRRQR
- the secB gene encoding protein-export chaperone SecB yields the protein MADEGDVLTDLDMDPAAGGNGADNRPTAGFITQYIKDMSVENPNAPGVYQWQEQPQIDLQFNIGANAVNEEVTEVELKINVEAKTDQGALYIIELVYAGLVGIRNLGDDQAHMFVYAEAPRILFPFARRVIADATRDLGFQPLMLDPIDFNGLYMQRLQQKAAEEAQGEGGETPAGDA
- a CDS encoding Tim44/TimA family putative adaptor protein, whose product is MIFEIVILAMIAAFLGMRLYSVLGQRAEQEEEVIPNRYDAGDQPQQAAPKPATQVVELQPNPNLHPSVEQGVRAIAAADRGFDVSSFLEGAKGAYGMVLEAYWKGDKETLRELCDDDVYASFAGAIDAREEAGEALDNTLIRIEDAVIRDAEMDGRTARVTVRFVADIAAVTRDKDGNVIAGSLDDAIESRDIWTFSRNVDAAGPDWVLDETDEG
- a CDS encoding murein transglycosylase A, producing the protein MRRGIVVAALASALAVLAGCSVIPESKPPSPVIEQPPPTVSVESAAFANVVRGPSVGALPITTTDANFALSAFRESCDWATRKEDRSGLTFPADWAPACAAARTWSATRGREFFIEHFETARVGDGSAFATGYFEPEIEGSRTRRPGYDVPVYRVPDDLVRAWPRDMPASERTGRAPLGRTDANGDHVPYYTRAEIEEGALAGRGLEIAWAKDPIEMFFLQIQGSGLLRLPDGSLMRIGYAGQNGHGYTAIGRPMREQGLIGDGTPYAVSMQGIVDWLRANPDRASELMRLNESWIFFRELTTDGPLGSIGVPVRRESSVAVDPRFVPYGAPVFLDMDRNVADGLWIAQDTGGAIKGANRFDTFWGNGGDAREIAGSMSSSGTALVLLPKGVVDRLKRAQPGQ